The sequence below is a genomic window from Colletotrichum destructivum chromosome 4, complete sequence.
CCGGAAAGACTGGCATGGGTCGTCCTGATATTGGTCCGGCCTTTGCAAGCAGTAGACAACCACTGCTTCTCGAGTGCCGTGAAAAAGGGGGGTACATCTTGTATGTGTAAAAGGATTTCCTCAATTTGTTCAAGACGGCATTATTCAGTCTTCAGTCTTTCCACCCTTCATACGGACTCGGCTGCCCTCTTTTTCTTGGTACGCAGTTTTCCAAAACCAACCCCCCTCGTGTGCCTGTCTTCCCTGCCATGGCACGCAACGCTTTCGactttgaggccttcctcaCGCCCTCAGAGCGCGGAATCGCGTcgccccagccgccgtctTTGTTCTTGGGTATGGACGACGCGCGcgcctccgtcgtcgtcccgctGCTGGCCTACTGGGTCGTGTCCATCTTCTATGAGACGGTCCATTACGCCGGTTGGTTCGCCGCCTATCGCGTCTACCCCActggcgaggagaagcggcGCAATCTCGTCACGCGCTGGGAGACGCTGCGTGTTGTGCTCGTCATGCACGCCGTGCAGCTCGTTTTCGGTCTCGTCATGGCCAGCATCCTTGAGCCGGCCGATGGGGCCGGTGTGGGGCCGGTATGGGGCCGGTTCGGGAGCGCCGAGTTCTTCGGGCTGCAGATCAAGAGCATTTTCCCACACGCAGCTGCTACCTTGGGCCCAAAGGTGCTGTGGAACTTGGCGAAAGTCCTCCAGTGGTCGTGGCTGGGTCTCCGCCAGCTTGCgaccttcttcgtcttcgacacCTGGGCATATTGGGTGCACTACTTCGAGCATATGATACCGTTCCTCTATCGTATGTCACCTCCGTTACCCCCTAGAGGCCAACCTCGTGGCGTTGTGAAGGAATCAAGGGCCCTGACCATCCATGTCGTTGGAAACACACAGGTCGCATTCACTCGGTCCACCACTATAACTATATCCCCTACAGCTACGCGGCGTCCTACAACCACCCGATCGAGGGGTTCTTCAACGATATACTGGGCTCCTATATATCGAGCCGTCTCATCGGCCTCAGCGATCGCGAGGCCATGGTCTTCTTCGCGACGGCCagcgtcaaggccgtcgacgaccacgCCAGCCTGGAGCTGCCGTGGAACCCACTCAACCTTTGGGGCTGGGCCTTTGGCAACGGCATGGTCCACCACAACATCCACCACCAAGTCTGGGGTCTTAAAGTAAGAACGgcttctttccctttctttctaCCATTGTTCAAAAACAATTTTTGGAACTGACGTGTGCTGCGGCGGCTCACAGACCAACTTTGGCCTCTACTTCACCTTCTGGGACCGGGTAAACAACACCATCTACAGAGGTAACAGGCGACTTTCCGAGGCAAAGGAGAAGTGGATGGCGcaaaaaaaggaagaggcggagaagaaggagctcTGATAATCGTAACGGACTTCGCGAGCCAAGCTAGAGGAGCTTGTGCTTCTAATGGTGCTTCATATTTTGTTGACGTGGACATGAAGTCTTTTAGTTGCACCATGTGGGAACAACGAGGTATATTTCTCGTCGAAAGACGATGATTATATAGAGGCTTGTGATTTTACCTGTCGCTAACGACATAAACTAAGTATACATGACACATAGATACCTCTGCTACAAATAAAGCGTCCATGGTAGGTCATCACCGCTATTTGCTTAAGCCGCATGCGATGCTGATGTCTTCCTAAGCCGCCCCCTGGTTCCATCTCGTCGTCTGTCTTGACTTATGCTCCGCTACGCAACATAATCATAGACAATACTGGCCTGCTGTCTTGTCTCGCCTTTGACCGTGAGGCAGCACTGCGTAAATCGTCTCTCCCCCGCGACCTCTTCGAAGCCCCAGACCAGCATACTTGTCCACCCGCCTCCCCCGATGCTGACCGTCTTCTCCTCAATGACAGCCCCCTCCGCTGCCCTCGCATtatctccgccgccgccgtccttgaaCATGTCGATGTTTTCCACCTCTGTCCGAGACCCGCACATTCTCAGTCGCGATGCGACACGGCCCCAGATCGGCACCGTAGACTCGCGCAtctcgccgtcaaggaggtaCACGTCTTCGGCCGTGAAGCCACCCGGGTTGACCGTCTGCAGTTGTCGCACTTCGTATATCCCGCCGCCGTAGCCTTCGATGGCTGCAGAGGAGGGGATGGattccttcctcttctgcgTCATCCGGAGGGTGATCCGGCCCAGAGACAGCACTTTGCGATTGATCCAGGACATGCCTTGCTTCGGGATCGTCAGC
It includes:
- a CDS encoding Putative fatty acid hydroxylase, with the protein product MARNAFDFEAFLTPSERGIASPQPPSLFLGMDDARASVVVPLLAYWVVSIFYETVHYAGWFAAYRVYPTGEEKRRNLVTRWETLRVVLVMHAVQLVFGLVMASILEPADGAGVGPVWGRFGSAEFFGLQIKSIFPHAAATLGPKVLWNLAKVLQWSWLGLRQLATFFVFDTWAYWVHYFEHMIPFLYRRIHSVHHYNYIPYSYAASYNHPIEGFFNDILGSYISSRLIGLSDREAMVFFATASVKAVDDHASLELPWNPLNLWGWAFGNGMVHHNIHHQVWGLKTNFGLYFTFWDRVNNTIYRGNRRLSEAKEKWMAQKKEEAEKKEL